One Aethina tumida isolate Nest 87 chromosome 5, icAetTumi1.1, whole genome shotgun sequence genomic window carries:
- the LOC109606159 gene encoding dedicator of cytokinesis protein 1 isoform X4 produces the protein MSTWSSVSDEFSYGIVIYNYKGEDDLKLELTVGETVHILQEEANWYYGYVTTNRNCKGIFPKNYVHIKQCITVDTKGPTPNFAFREPPITHEISSVLREWGYHWKNLYIQQSNKFEEIKNKIYDLLSQRSKILSGTLPVDELKRVTKQATEAIDEGNKTLGLDLVVRDKDGNIIDPDVTSTIQLYYHHKNATERMSSRSKVVVKDETPKTAIQQFSNVFLLSVRNFTFKLSEDAELLMMLYDAKEQRSFTENYVVRWNKEGLMSDLDQMYNLRVMFTDLGKKDLERERIFFVCQVIRVGAMEAKELELRRSSVSAMNAKNNKSYINNMRRPLGVAAMDITNYLSGKLESNLEKEFSVPFVSCEKDNLEQTLKKIINKNNSENRNQSQNQSLYVSWKLLRGDSKQVREENRHLVLGNVSTARKMGFPEVILPGDVRNDLYLTLLSGEFNKGNKSSDKNVEVTVKVCNKQGQPIPGVISVGGGIQNINEYRSVIYYHEDKPQWFETFKVAIPIEEFKTSHLKFTFKHRSSNEVKDKTEKPFAMCYVTLMQKNGTTLRDKRHDLVVYKIDHKKFDEDSLDYLELPSTLAEVKNQKASAGGLTVNLKDSFCIESNICSTKLTQNVDLLGLLNWSANKDSLEDSLKALMNVDGEEVVKFLQDILDALFNILMENQETDKYDTLVFECLLFIIGLVNNWKYQHFEPVLDLYIKESFSATLAYKKLIGVLKSIIDTRNLHTHAKDLMFRTMKCLQYVMRFISRSRILYRDLNPDVDDSFDEEFEELLQDIIIMMSITREDHHDLLREQGAVLKYFPSTIPDILMIYPPPRLSLVLCQILSGIPKGRLTKQKMMTINDIVHSKLFLISECRSILLPKFTEQIRDLFQTKEEGVATRQDGRRQNRSVAKVAQLLGTTAHCVNQHVGYSEEVDLCIKIMSDIMELLFRKNIGPTSDDLSEIIRTVLRTIIQSHIKMEKDNPHAGNLVAVMIDIFRQMTEEHYNEYINRFSTSFDILDFLMEILVVFKELVNNSIFPEDWSEMIMLQNSIILKSLRFFSHTIRDRFFDKFEYDAWSNFFHCAIAFMTQKALQLENFTSSKRLRLVNRYNDMRRETGFEIRQMWFNLGLHKIHFVPGLVELMLDMTLIPETELRKATIPIFFDMMQCEYYSSKLEFESYGDTKRDSTHIKASFAEFEKEMIHKLDTLFGLRGDAEYMNLFYDIMIELCEQHSSLAIEGIKFVKIVKKLMENLLEYRSIVSDENKENTMSCTVNLLDFYSEINKKEMYIKYLNKLYDLHIECDNYTEAAYTLMQHTILLDWSNDILSPLLVHSKYEKKTHRDLKEALYKDIIDNFDKGKMWECAISKCQELAKQCEEETFDYFKLRDLHQRMATFYDNIMKSVRPEPEYFRVGYFGQGFPKFLRNKIFIFRGKEYERLVDFSTRILNVFPKAELLKTLTPPGSDIQNSDRQYIQVNKVDPVMDEKKQRFSGKPVSDQIVKFYKVNNIQRYIYSRPFIKKDPNLNCNNEFSSLWLERTEIETTYPLPGILRWFPVKHSKVEEICPLRYAIETIERTNKDLTKFVNMYNMDKNMDVKPLSLKLNGILDPAVMGGIKNYEDAFFHSNYIDLYPENKILIMKLKDLIADQMPLLGLCVQIHKYIHTSEITALHTRFEECFKKMQEVVEREYGKKTCDLKLENEVQMRRHFSIAENRAMSEFPNSGDNFGGRSRVSSLTRTQVTSLKHFTSTFHFSASSPALQSKQPHNSHSKTVIISPTKSLSGSSTYKKSKTPKEKRRSSKSDLGSPALVTGASQWYTEDTKSSTTTLSNGSPIIELTEELLPKRPLRAEVEKEKRLSRPPSGQFSRPNSMTVTIRGASSSGNSSNRDSVGTTDSSISEEDMIPPPLPLKSRDMDYSNLPPAENVSFLYSQRNSTARASIQIKWPEDNIVVDFDEVPPTPPPKPPKKQKF, from the exons TTATATACAATTACAAAGGAGAGGATGACTTGAAATTGGAGCTGACCGTGGGCGAAACCGTTCACATACTGCAAGAAGAGGCGAATTGGTACTACGGTTACGTGACGACCAATCGCAACTGCAAGGGCATATTTCCAAAAAACTATGTGCACATAAAGCAATGCATTACAGTCGACACGAAAGGGCCTACTCCCAATTTCGCATTTCGTGAACCCCCCATTACGCACGAGATCTCATCGGTGTTGCGTGAATGGGGGTACCACTGGAAAAATCTCTACATC CAACAAAGTAACAAATTCGAAGAGATCAAGAACAAAATCTACGATCTGCTGAGCCAGAGGAGCAAAATCTTGAGCGGTACCCTACCGGTGGACGAACTGAAACGCGTGACGAAACAAGCGACAGAGGCCATCGATGAGGGCAACAAAACTTTAGGTTTGGACCTGGTGGTCAGGGACAAGGATGGCAACATCATCGACCCCGACGTAACCAGCACCATCCAACTGTACTACCACCACAAAAACGCTACAGAACGGATGAGCTCTCGATCCAAA GTTGTAGTCAAAGACGAGACACCAAAGACTGCCATACAACAGTTTTCGAACGTCTTCCTCCTTTCAGTAAGGAATTTTACGTTCAAACTGAGTGAGGATGCGGAACTACTGATGATGCTTTACGACGCCAAAGAGCAACGATCCTTCACAGAGAATTACGTTGTGCGATGGAACAAGGAGGGCCTGATGAGCGACCTGGATCAAATGTACAATCTGAGGGTTATGTTCACG GATTTGGGTAAGAAAGACTTGGAAAGGGAGAGGATTTTCTTCGTCTGTCAGGTCATTAGGGTAGGTGCAATGGAAGCCAAAGAGTTGGAACTGAGGCGGAGCTCCGTTAGTGCAATGAACgccaaaaacaataaaagctACATCAACAACATGAGGAGACCTCTTGGGGTGGCTGCAATGGACATTACCAACTATTTAAGTGGCAAATTAGAGAGTAATTTAGAGAAAGAATTTTCCGTCCCCTTCGTTAGTTGTGAAAAAGACAACTTAGAACAaactttaaagaaaattattaataagaacaATTCTGAAAACAGAAATCaatcacaaaatcaatcaCTCTACGTCAGCTGGAAACTGCTTAGGGGTGATTCAAaacaa GTTCGAGAAGAGAATCGACATTTAGTATTAGGTAATGTGTCAACAGCTAGGAAAATGGGATTCCCCGAAGTGATACTACCCGGTGACGTGAGAAACGACTTGTATCTGACGCTTTTGAGTGGTGAATTCAATAAGGGAAACAAATCCAGTGATAAAAACGTCGAGGTCACCGTCAAAGTATGCAACAAACAAGGACAACCCATACCA gGGGTGATAAGTGTTGGCGGTGGAATCcagaatataaatgaataccGTTCAGTTATTTACTACCACGAGGACAAACCTCAGTGGTTCGAGACTTTCAAAGTGGCAATACCAATAGAAGAGTTCAAAACTAGTCATTTGAAGTTCACGTTCAAACATCGGTCTTCCAACGAGGTAAAGGATAAAACTGAAAAGCCGTTTGCCATGTGCTACGTGACCTTGATGCAGAAAAACGGCACGACGCTTAGAGACAAGAGACATGACCTTGTGGTTTACAAGATAGACCACAAAAAGTTCGACGAGGACAGTTTGGATTATCTGGAGTTGCCGTCGACGCTGGCCGAAGTTAAGAACCAAAAAGCATCGGCTGGTGGACTTACGGTCAACTTAAAGGACTCCTTTTGCATAGAAAGCAACATTTGTTCCACAAAGCTGACTCAAAACGTTGATTTGCTGGGTCTCCTCAACTGGTCAGCTAACAAAGACTCCCTGGAGGATTCGCTGAAAGCTTTAATGAATGTTGACGGTGAAGAAGTTGTTAAGTTTTTGCAGGACATTTTAGACGCACTTTTCAACATTCTCATGGAAAACCAAGAGACTGACAAATATGATACACTTGTGTTTGagtgtttattgtttatcattggtttagttaataattggAAGTACCAGCACTTTGAACCAGTTCTGGATTTGTACATAAAAGAAAGTTTTAGTGCCACTTTAGCCTACAA GAAATTAATTGGAGTTCTCAAATCCATCATCGACACGAGAAACCTGCACACCCACGCCAAAGATCTGATGTTCAGGACGATGAAGTGCCTTCAATACGTGATGCGATTCATATCCAGGTCCCGAATTTTGTACAGGGATCTAAACCCGGACGTAGATGACTCGTTCGACGAGGAATTCGAAGAGCTGCTTCAAGACATTATTATCATGATGAGTATTACCAGGGAAGATCATCATGATCTGCTTAGAGAACAGGGGGCCGTCCTAAAATACTTTCCGTCCACTATACCCgacattttaatgatttatccTCCACCCAGGTTAAG CCTGGTTTTGTGCCAAATATTGAGTGGGATACCAAAAGGTAGGCTTACGAAGCAGAAAATGATGACGATCAACGACATTGTGCACAGTAAACTGTTTTTAATCTCCGAATGTCGTTCCATACTTTTGCCGAAATTTACGGAACAAATCCGGGATTTGTTTCAGACGAAGGAGGAG GGTGTTGCGACGAGACAAGACGGAAGGAGACAAAACAGGTCGGTGGCCAAAGTGGCTCAGCTGCTCGGAACAACTGCGCATTGCGTCAACCAGCATGTCGGATATTCGGAAGAG gttgatttgtgtattaaaataatgagcgACATTATGGAGTTGCTTTTCCGGAAAAACATTGGTCCGACATCAGATGACCTAAGCGAAATTATTCGTACTGTTTTAAGGACGATCATTCAGAGTCACATAAAAATGGAGAAAGACAATCCTCATGCT GGTAACTTAGTGGCGGTGATGATCGACATATTCCGGCAGATGACCGAAGAACACTACAACGAGTACATAAACCGCTTCTCCACCTCGTTCGACATACTGGACTTCCTCATGGAGATCCTGGTCGTGTTCAAGGAACTAGTCAATAACTCGATCTTCCCCGAGGACTGGTCGGAGATGATAATGCTGCAGAACAGCATCATACTAAAGTCGCTCAGGTTCTTCTCCCACACGATCCGTGACCGGTTCTTCGACAAGTTCGAGTACGACGCCTGGAGCAACTTCTTTCACTGTGCGATCGCGTTCATGACTCAAAAGGCGCTTCAGCTCGAGAACTTTACGTCCAGCAAGAGGTTGAGGTTGGTTAATCGTTACAACGACATGCGAAGGGAGACCGGGTTCGAAATCCGTCAAATGTGGTTCAACTTAGGGCTGCACAAAATCCATTTTGTTCCCGGTTTGGTGGAGCTGATGCTCGACATGACGCTGATTCCGGAAACGGAGTTGCGCAAGGCCACGATACCAATTTTCTTCGACATGATGCAGTGCGAGTATTATTCGTCGAAGTTGGAGTTCGAAAGTTACGGAGACACGAAGCGGGATTCGACGCATATCAAGGCGTCGTTTGCGGAGTTCGAGAAGGAGATGATTCACAAATTAGATACTCTGTTTGGGCTGAGAGGGGACGCTGAGTACATGAATCTGTTTTATGACATCATGATTGAGCTTTGTGAACAACACAGCAGTTTGGCCATTGAAGGTATAAAGTTTGTGAAGATCGTCAAGAAATTGATGGAGAATCTGTTGGAGTACAGAAGTATAGTCAGTGATGAAAATAAGGAGAATACCATGAGCTGTactgttaatttattg GATTTTTATTCGGAAATTAACAAGAAAgaaatgtacataaaatacTTGAACAAATTATACGATCTTCACATAGAATGTGATAATTACACAGAGGCCGCCTATACTTTAATGCAACACACAATTTTACTGGATTGGTCCAACGACATTCTGTCACCCCTTCTAGTCCACAGCAAGTATGAGAAGAAAACTCACAGAGACCTAAAGGAAGCTCTCTACAAAGATATAATTGACAACTTTGACAAAGGAAAA atGTGGGAGTGCGCAATATCAAAATGTCAAGAACTAGCAAAGCAGTGCGAAGAAGAAACTTTTGACTATTTTAAGCTGAGAGATTTGCATCAGAGGATGGCCACCTTTTACGACAACATAATGAAGAGCGTCCGGCCAGAGCCTGAGTACTTCCGAGTGGGGTACTTCGGACAAGGGTTCCCCAAGTTCCTGCGCAATAAGATCTTTATATTTAGAGGCAAGGAATACGAGAGACTGGTGGATTTTTCGACGAGAATTCTAAACGTATTCCCTAAAGCTGAACTGCTGAAGACGCTAACTCCACCTGGAAGCGACATACAGAACTCCGACCGACAAT ATATTCAAGTGAACAAGGTGGACCCAGTTATGGATGAGAAAAAGCAACGTTTCTCTGGCAAGCCAGTGTCTGACCAAATAGTGAAGTTCTACAAAGTGAACAACATCCAACGGTACATTTACTCCCgaccttttattaaaaaagatccCAACTTGAATTGCAACAACGAATTCTCCAGTTTGTGGCTGGAAAGGACTGAAATAGAGACGACTTACCCACTGCCGGGTATTCTCAGGTGGTTCCCCGTTAAGCACAGCAAAGTCGAAGAGATATGTCCCTTGAGATATGCCATTGAAACGATTGAGAGGACCAATAAAGATCTTACAAAATTCGTAAATATGTACAACATGGACAAAAATATGGATGTGAAACCTTTGAGCTTGAAACTAAATGGTATTTTGGATCCCGCCGTTATGGGGGGTATCAAGAACTACGAAGACGCCTTCTTCCATTCTAATTACATAGATCTGTACCCGGAAAATAAGATAttgataatgaaattaaaagaccTGATAGCAGATCAGATGCCTTTACTCGGCCTTTGCGTACAAATCCACAAATACATTCACACATCCGAGATAACTGCCCTCCACACTCGATTTGAGGAGtgctttaaaaaaatgcaagAAGTTGTGGAACGAGAGTATggaaaaaag ACATGCgacttaaaattagaaaacgaAGTACAAATGCGAAGACACTTCAGCATAGCTGAAAATAGGGCTATGTCGGAATTCCCAAATAGTGGCGA taaCTTTGGTGGTCGTAGCCGAGTTTCGAGTCTAACCAGAACCCAAGTGACCTCACTGAAACATTTTACATCCACATTTCACTTTAGCGCTTCCTCACCCGCATTACAAAG CAAACAACCGCACAATTCTCATTCCAAAACAGTGATTATCTCACCCACGAAAAGTTTAAGCGGCTCATCAACGTACAAAAAGTCGAAAACACCGAAAGAAAAAAGACGATCCAGCAAATCCGACTTGGGTAGTCCGGCACTCGTTACAGGGGCGTCGCAGTGGTACACCGAAGACACGAAAAGCAGCACGACTACATTATCTAACGGATCGCCCATTATTGAGCTGACCGAAGAA CTGTTACCTAAGAGGCCACTGAGGGCTGAAGTCGAGAAAGAGAAACGCTTAAGCAGACCACCTAGTGGACAATTCAGTAGGCCAAACAGCATGACCGTCACCATTCGAGGGGCCAGCAGTTCAGGGAACAGTAGTAACAGAGATTCAGTTG GAACCACTGATTCAAGTATAAGCGAAGAAGACATGATTCCGCCACCGCTACCCTTGAAAAGTAGGGACATGGATTACAGTAACTTACCTCCAGCAGAAAACGTAAGTTTCCTGTACTCACAGAGGAACTCGACGGCACGAGCGTCGATTCAAATCAAGTGGCCAGAGGACAACATCGTGGTAGACTTTGATGAAGTGCCTCCGACGCCGCCTCCAAAGCCGCCcaagaaacaaaaattctGA